One Archangium violaceum genomic window, GTACCGTCTCGGCCACGGCGGCGCGTGCCGGCACCCGCGTGTAGAAGAGCTGGTAGGCCCCCACGCGCAGCGCGGCCAGGACCTTGTCCTCCAGCGCGTCCAGCTTGCGGTCGGCGAAGCGGGTGATGGCGTAGTCCAGCGCGAGCTGGCGGCGGGTGGTCCCATAGGCCAGCTCGGTGATCAGCCCCGTGTCCCGAGGGTCGGCCGGAGGCGACTCCGAGAGCACCGTATCGAGAACGACATTGAGGTACGCATCCGTGGCCCGGACGCGGCTCAGAACCTGGATGGCGATGGCGCGTGCGTTCATCCGTCCCCTCTCACCCTTCCAACCGGGTCATCATGTCCACGAGCTCCGATTCCGACAGCTTGCTGGCGGGCATGGTGGACAGGGTGAGGCGCTGCAGGGACTCCTCCAGCATGTCCCGGTAGCCACTCTCCGCCGGAGCGCCACGCTGCACCTCCGTCCACTTCGAACGGGCCCAGGTGGCCAGCTCCGCGGGCGTCAGCCGGCCCGCCAGCCGGTCGGCGATCTTCTGCCGCACCAGGGCCCGGGTGAGGAAGTCCGCCGCGGGCGTGCCCTTCACCTTGCGGCCCAGCGTCTTCACCGGGGCATCGGCGGAGCGCGCCAGGGCCCTCGACGGAGACACGGCCAGGGATTTCTCCCGGGGAATGTCCTTCTTCCGGCGGCCGAGCGTCTTCACCCGCCCCTCCGACTCCTCCCCTTCCTCGCCCTCCTCCACCGGCTCCTCGTCCTCCTCCGTCAGCTCCCCGGCGAGCTCCCCGCTCGCGAAGCGCTCGAGGGCCTCGAGGTACGAGTCGAAGCCCTGGCCCTCGATGGTGGCGGCGCAGGCCTCGGCCACCACGGACTCACGCCCGCCGAGCTCCTCCAGGTACACCTCGATGGCGGGCACGCCCACGGCCTCCAGCGCCTCCATCAGCGGGTACGAGCCGAACAGCCCCGCGGGGCTCACCACCACGCCGTCCAACCGGGAGCGCTCGGCCTGGAGCGTGTCGATGAGAACGCCCTCGTGGTTGGACTGCACCACCTTCAGCTCCAGCCCCAGCTCCGCGGCCCGGGCATTCAGGGCGGCATCGAGGTCCGCGAGCCGTCCCCCCTGCCTGCCCTCCCGCTCGCCCAGCAGGTTCAGGTTCGGCCCATGCAGTACCAACAACCTCTTGCCCATGTCGCGTGTCCTCTCCTACGTGTCGAATGGCCGGCTGCCCGGCGCCAGCTTGCGGCCCGCGAGGAACTCGCCCGCCGCCATCACCCGCTTGCCCTCGGGCTGCACCTCCAGCAGCACCAGGGAGCCCTCCCCGCACGCCACCTCCAACCCCTGCGGGCCCGCGGATACCACCGTCCCCGGCTCGCCACGCCCCTGCCCCACCTTCGCCCGGTGCACCTTGAACAGCTTGCCGTCCAGCGTGGTGAAGGCTCCCGGCCACGGGGTGAAGGCGCGCAGCCGCCGCTCCAGCTCCACCGCCGGCCGCTTGAAGTCGAGCTTCCCATCCTCCTTCTGGATGATGGGGGCGAGCACCATGCCCTCCGAGGGCTGTGGCACCGGCTTCAGCTCGCCGCGCAGGTACGCGGGGAGGCACTCGCGCAGCAGCTCCCCGCCCAGCTTGGAGAGCTTGTCGTGCAGCGTGGCACTCGTCTCGTCCGGGGCGATGGGCAGGCGCTTCTCCGCGAGGACCGGGCCGGTGTCCAGGCCCTCGTCCATCACCATCAACGCCACGCCCGTCTCCGTGTCCCCATGGGCGATGGCCCACTGGATGGGGGCTGCGCCGCGGAAGCGCGGGAGCAGCGAGGCGTGCACGTTGAGGCACCCCTTCACCGGCGTCTCCAGCAGATCCTTGGGGAGGATCTTCCCGTAGGCCGTCACCACGGCGACATCCGGGGCGAACCTACGCAGCTCCTCGGAGAAGGGAGGGGTGCGCAGCTTCTGCGGCTGCAACACGGGCACCCCGCGCTCGAGCGCGTAGGCCTTCACGGGGGAGACGGCCAGCGCCTGGCCACGGCCCTTGGGCTTGTCCGGCTGGGTGACGACGGCCACCACGTCTCCGATGTCGAAGAGGGCGGCCAGGGAGGGCACGGCGAACTCGGGGGTGCCCATGAAGACGATGCGGGGGCGGGTCATATTGGGGGAGCCTTCTGCTGTACCCGGGCGCGTCAGGCAACGGACTTCAGCGCACCCGAGGTGGGACCTTCGATGGCCTGACGTTTGCGAGCGCGGATGGAGCCGAGGATGCTGAGCGCGGCCTGGGCATCCTGGGTGGTGGCCAGGGGCCGCAGGGCCTCGATGACCTCGGCGAGCAACCGGGCCTCCTCCGCCTCGCGCTCGCGGATGCGATCCACCGCCTCGCTGAAGCGGTTGAAGAAGCCGAGCAACTCGTCCTTCTTGCGCAGCGGGCGCATGCGCGGGTAGCGGCCGGCGGCGAGCGTCGCGATGTAGAGGCTCATCACATGGATGGGGCCGGCCACGCGGTGGGTGAGCACGAGCCCGAGCAGGGCCATCAACCCCGCCATGAGCAGGGCGCCCAGCCCGATGAGCCACAGCATCGTCTCGCCACCGGCGGCGAGGGCCTCGGGGGACGCACCGCTCTCCACCGCTTCCCGGTGGGCCCGGTACGCCAGCACTCCGACGAGCATCACCCCGCCTCCGCCGAGCGCGGCGAGCCGGAGCATGTACCGGAGCTGGAACCCGGTATCGATCAGATATTTCCGGCGCATGACATGAGGACGCGTGGAAGGTTGAGTATCGACGGACATGGCGTTGGGCAGCGTACTCCAATCTCCTGGGTCGGTTTGATCCTTCCGACAGGACGGGTTTAGGACGGAACGCACGTACAACCCGTAGTCCCTTGGGGGGCCCACATGTCTCGCCTTCTTGCCGCGTCGAGCCTGGCGCTCATGCTCGTTTTTTCCGGGTGCAAGGTGGACCCGACCTCTCCGGAGTATTGGGAGAAGACATTGGGCAGGGCCCGGAGGGCCCAGGACCAGGTACGGGTCATCGAAGCCCTCCGCAGCTCCGGCACCCTCAACGCGAGCTTCCTCCCCTTCCTGCACGAGCAGCTCGCGTCGGACAAGAAGCCCGAGGTGAAGGCGGCGGTGGCGCGGGCGCTCGGGGATGTGAAGAACGTGGCCTCGGTGGAGCCGCTGGGGAAGGCGGTGGACCTGGGAGCGACGGACTCGGCCGGCAACCTGATGAACAAGGCATTGGCGTCGGCATTGGGAGAGATTGGCGACCCCAGGACCGTGCCGGAGCTGATGAAGCTGCTGAAGGCGCGGGACAACTACACACGCATCGAGGCCGTGGACGCACTGGGACGCCTGCGCGCGAAGGAAGCGGTGGAGCCCCTCATTCAAATCACCCTGGATGAGACCGCGGAGCCCTTCCTGAACAAGAAGGCCATCGAGGCCCTGGGGCGTATCGGGGACGCGCGGGCAGTGCCGGTGCTGATGCGGATGCTGACGAAGGAGCGCCGGGGCGTCTCCTTCTACGTGGAGAGCTCGTTCTCCCTCTTCCAGATGGGCCAGCCGGCGGCGGATGCGCTGCTCGCGGTGCTGGAGGGCAAGGACGAGGAGCTGTCGCGCTGGGTGAAGCAGAACGGCATCAACCCGGCGAGCTACTCCTTCAAGGCGGCGGAGATCCTCGGGGACCTGCGGGAGCGCCGGGCGGAGGGAGCCCTCGTGCAGCAGCTCGCCTTCAAACATGAGGATCCCCGCATCCAGGCGGGCGTGAGGGCGCGAGCGGCGGACGCACTGGCGAGGATGCGCTCGACGGCGGCGGTGAAGCCCCTGGCGGCGCTGGTGTCCGAGCCGGACGCGGGGTTGCGGCGGCAGTACACGCACGCGCTGGCGCGGCTGGGCGGACGCGACGCGCTGCCGGCCCTGGAGAAGGCGGCGGGCCAGGGAGACTGGTACGCGCGCGAGGCGGCCATCGACGCCCTGACGATGCTGGGAGACGCGCGGGAGCAGCCGGCGCTGGAGAAGCTGGCGGCGGCGGAGCCGGCGAAGGCGGCGGCCGAGTGCGCGGAGCTGGGCGGCGAGGGGTGCGAGGATCCGGCGGCGCTGGGGAAGAAGCGGGCGGAGATGATTTCCCGGTACGGCCAGCGTCTGGAGGCGGCGAAGACGTGCGGTGCGGACCCGGCCTGCTGGGCGAAGAGGCTGGAGGACGCGGACAAGGGCGTGGTGGCGCGCGCGGCGCTGGAGGTGGGGCGCGGTGGAGCCGCGGCACACCTGG contains:
- a CDS encoding type II 3-dehydroquinate dehydratase; amino-acid sequence: MGKRLLVLHGPNLNLLGEREGRQGGRLADLDAALNARAAELGLELKVVQSNHEGVLIDTLQAERSRLDGVVVSPAGLFGSYPLMEALEAVGVPAIEVYLEELGGRESVVAEACAATIEGQGFDSYLEALERFASGELAGELTEEDEEPVEEGEEGEESEGRVKTLGRRKKDIPREKSLAVSPSRALARSADAPVKTLGRKVKGTPAADFLTRALVRQKIADRLAGRLTPAELATWARSKWTEVQRGAPAESGYRDMLEESLQRLTLSTMPASKLSESELVDMMTRLEG
- the fmt gene encoding methionyl-tRNA formyltransferase, with translation MTRPRIVFMGTPEFAVPSLAALFDIGDVVAVVTQPDKPKGRGQALAVSPVKAYALERGVPVLQPQKLRTPPFSEELRRFAPDVAVVTAYGKILPKDLLETPVKGCLNVHASLLPRFRGAAPIQWAIAHGDTETGVALMVMDEGLDTGPVLAEKRLPIAPDETSATLHDKLSKLGGELLRECLPAYLRGELKPVPQPSEGMVLAPIIQKEDGKLDFKRPAVELERRLRAFTPWPGAFTTLDGKLFKVHRAKVGQGRGEPGTVVSAGPQGLEVACGEGSLVLLEVQPEGKRVMAAGEFLAGRKLAPGSRPFDT
- a CDS encoding signal protein, with translation MRRKYLIDTGFQLRYMLRLAALGGGGVMLVGVLAYRAHREAVESGASPEALAAGGETMLWLIGLGALLMAGLMALLGLVLTHRVAGPIHVMSLYIATLAAGRYPRMRPLRKKDELLGFFNRFSEAVDRIREREAEEARLLAEVIEALRPLATTQDAQAALSILGSIRARKRQAIEGPTSGALKSVA
- a CDS encoding HEAT repeat domain-containing protein, with product MSRLLAASSLALMLVFSGCKVDPTSPEYWEKTLGRARRAQDQVRVIEALRSSGTLNASFLPFLHEQLASDKKPEVKAAVARALGDVKNVASVEPLGKAVDLGATDSAGNLMNKALASALGEIGDPRTVPELMKLLKARDNYTRIEAVDALGRLRAKEAVEPLIQITLDETAEPFLNKKAIEALGRIGDARAVPVLMRMLTKERRGVSFYVESSFSLFQMGQPAADALLAVLEGKDEELSRWVKQNGINPASYSFKAAEILGDLRERRAEGALVQQLAFKHEDPRIQAGVRARAADALARMRSTAAVKPLAALVSEPDAGLRRQYTHALARLGGRDALPALEKAAGQGDWYAREAAIDALTMLGDAREQPALEKLAAAEPAKAAAECAELGGEGCEDPAALGKKRAEMISRYGQRLEAAKTCGADPACWAKRLEDADKGVVARAALEVGRGGAAAHLGALLSRMTEKDPDTRMALILGAEWLVEDKKEAAAQARASLPTLEKQLSEEKSRTEYVRANEDLRRLVARLQRQKT